One genomic window of Conexivisphaerales archaeon includes the following:
- a CDS encoding alpha-hydroxy-acid oxidizing protein gives MAKKKLGDEKFSYVSSGAGYGLTIEENYRALERLKFVPRVMKSADCSISSKLFEKTISAPIILAPVRGLKYFHEEGEIASSSAAKESGIPVALSNFASASIEEVGKIMGEVPHFLQLYACKDEEVMESFLKRAESNGYCGVFVTVDMGGNAIKYFGPKTAEYERYGFDVYFTDPVFRSRLKQPPEKDMDSAIRLWKELRSLKFSWEQIRELKSKSRLPIIVKGIMHPGDAEECLQLGVDGLVVSNHGGRSIDSAQAAIDALPEISEVVNKRATVFFDSGVRTGMDVVKALALGAKYVLIGRAYVYALAAGGKEGVKAVLRRLAKEVESTILSLGISKIDEVDSSMLRHA, from the coding sequence ATGGCCAAGAAGAAGCTGGGGGATGAGAAGTTTTCATATGTTTCTTCAGGTGCAGGGTACGGTCTTACTATAGAAGAAAACTATAGAGCACTCGAAAGGTTGAAGTTCGTTCCGAGAGTAATGAAAAGCGCTGACTGTAGTATTTCTTCGAAGCTCTTTGAAAAAACAATCAGTGCTCCAATTATACTGGCGCCAGTAAGAGGTCTCAAGTACTTTCATGAAGAGGGCGAAATTGCCTCGAGCAGTGCAGCCAAAGAATCTGGCATACCAGTTGCATTGAGTAATTTTGCTTCAGCCAGCATTGAAGAGGTAGGCAAAATCATGGGTGAGGTGCCGCACTTCCTTCAGTTGTATGCCTGCAAAGATGAGGAGGTCATGGAGAGCTTTCTAAAGAGAGCCGAAAGTAATGGATATTGTGGTGTATTTGTAACTGTTGATATGGGTGGCAATGCTATCAAGTACTTTGGCCCAAAGACAGCAGAATACGAGAGATACGGATTTGACGTATATTTCACGGACCCAGTGTTCAGGTCAAGGCTCAAGCAACCCCCCGAAAAGGATATGGATTCTGCCATTAGGCTGTGGAAAGAGCTCAGAAGTTTGAAGTTTTCGTGGGAGCAGATCAGAGAGCTGAAGTCCAAAAGTAGGTTGCCTATAATTGTAAAGGGGATCATGCATCCGGGAGATGCAGAAGAATGTTTACAGTTAGGAGTCGACGGATTGGTTGTTTCCAACCATGGAGGAAGAAGTATTGATTCGGCGCAGGCTGCCATTGATGCCCTGCCTGAAATATCAGAAGTGGTCAACAAGAGAGCAACTGTATTTTTTGACAGTGGTGTCCGGACAGGCATGGACGTCGTGAAGGCGCTGGCTCTTGGAGCCAAGTACGTTCTCATAGGAAGAGCCTACGTCTATGCCTTGGCAGCGGGAGGAAAGGAAGGAGTAAAAGCAGTCCTGAGAAGACTAGCAAAGGAAGTGGAATCGACAATTTTGAGCTTGGGAATCTCCAAAATCGATGAAGTTGATAGCAGTATGCTAAGGCATGCATAA
- a CDS encoding aminoglycoside phosphotransferase family protein, whose amino-acid sequence MIEVISQEIAIREGLNGPKTRFFLYPTGGYDLVSSKFAVSYRTSRGSAKYFVKISNSTKCSTYLRREAENIKVFLDRKTGHVPRIIADGYIGNRYYLVESFIDGHTLSSSSTVSRAYGLLKPWLTSPSLKTPGKKLIPEEFIKRTEKNLKVASEFFRFDGILQRMDRLSPDNEIQSSILHGDFWHGNILIDKNGDFHLIDFTLSSQDEPPVDLVNLIADLDPRMLLREDLMRPYFQTILPDTASITFFALYELTRKVALKIEVRKMLYEECLLQDLNASMAEIREAGMVKLLLSRFQ is encoded by the coding sequence ATGATAGAAGTTATATCCCAAGAAATAGCAATAAGGGAAGGATTGAACGGTCCCAAAACACGTTTCTTTCTATATCCAACGGGTGGATATGACCTTGTATCTTCTAAATTTGCCGTAAGTTACAGAACATCCAGAGGTTCAGCGAAGTACTTTGTGAAAATCAGTAACTCAACAAAATGTTCTACATATCTAAGACGGGAAGCTGAGAACATAAAGGTCTTTCTCGATAGGAAGACAGGTCATGTACCCCGGATAATAGCAGACGGTTACATAGGCAACAGGTACTACCTCGTTGAGAGTTTCATCGATGGTCATACCCTATCTTCATCCAGTACTGTATCGAGAGCTTATGGGTTACTGAAACCTTGGCTGACCAGCCCAAGTTTAAAGACTCCGGGAAAAAAGCTGATACCTGAAGAGTTTATCAAAAGAACTGAAAAGAATCTCAAGGTTGCGTCTGAGTTCTTCAGGTTTGATGGAATTTTACAACGCATGGATAGGCTTTCCCCAGATAACGAAATTCAGAGCTCCATATTACATGGAGACTTTTGGCATGGTAACATATTGATAGACAAAAATGGAGATTTTCATTTGATCGATTTTACGCTTTCTTCACAGGATGAGCCTCCAGTTGACCTCGTAAATCTTATTGCGGATTTGGACCCTAGAATGCTTCTTAGAGAGGATTTAATGAGACCTTATTTCCAAACAATTCTCCCGGATACTGCGAGCATCACCTTCTTTGCCCTGTATGAATTGACAAGAAAGGTTGCTCTCAAAATAGAGGTCAGAAAGATGCTATACGAGGAATGTCTACTTCAGGATTTGAACGCTTCGATGGCTGAAATTAGGGAAGCCGGTATGGTAAAGCTTCTGTTATCGCGATTTCAATAA
- a CDS encoding glycosyltransferase family 4 protein has translation MVLTNTRTARITFVHTSSIFNMRGSEQWLMAVAGLLASKNVRVKILNFDYDRRFVTARLNANLERISLNEKPSHMEIRFLRGFRLRFPYRFAKTRGFLSQCYEASRFFPLSRTFFRSIKDSDLVYFVQCQRHAKHLLPVLFVAALAGRKNVLVGIHVKVKPTTLDSFFLRLFSRIGILKGAHVLSRDITGYISRNYGCRAYYIPNAIDPKEFYQATEKDDSEFRILYVGALTDVKGANLLPSIYLKLKSLSIPFKLYVCTQGGPLMRELYYFASVHRDDFILVGFVDHIKLAYYYNRSHVVIVPSRREQFPLVPLEAQACGTPVVGFDIPGLRQCVLPSETGFLAKKGDVDDLVERITYLYNLVRYDRGRYEKITMAATRFVYSNFSWGVVLRLIIRLFNSTIDKKAQL, from the coding sequence ATGGTTTTAACAAACACTAGAACGGCCAGAATAACTTTCGTGCACACTTCCTCCATCTTCAACATGCGTGGGTCAGAGCAGTGGCTGATGGCGGTTGCCGGGCTGCTTGCATCAAAAAACGTCAGGGTCAAGATACTTAATTTTGATTACGATAGACGATTTGTTACAGCCCGGTTGAATGCAAATTTAGAGAGAATATCTTTGAACGAAAAGCCAAGTCATATGGAGATTCGATTTTTGAGAGGTTTCAGGTTGCGCTTCCCTTACCGTTTTGCGAAAACTAGAGGGTTCCTGAGTCAGTGTTATGAGGCATCCAGATTCTTTCCGTTAAGCCGAACGTTCTTCCGGAGTATCAAAGACTCTGATCTCGTGTACTTCGTTCAGTGCCAGAGACATGCAAAGCATCTGCTGCCAGTACTATTCGTAGCAGCCCTGGCTGGCAGGAAAAACGTTTTGGTTGGTATACATGTCAAAGTCAAACCTACTACTTTGGATTCATTCTTTCTCAGGCTATTTAGCAGAATCGGGATACTGAAGGGAGCACACGTTCTAAGCAGAGACATTACAGGGTATATAAGCAGGAATTACGGTTGCAGGGCCTATTATATCCCTAATGCGATCGATCCGAAAGAGTTTTACCAGGCTACAGAAAAGGACGACTCAGAATTCAGGATTCTATATGTTGGCGCCTTGACAGATGTGAAAGGTGCAAACCTCTTACCGTCTATTTATCTCAAGCTCAAGTCCTTATCCATACCTTTCAAATTATATGTCTGTACTCAAGGTGGACCGTTGATGCGTGAACTGTACTACTTCGCATCAGTGCACAGAGACGATTTCATATTGGTAGGTTTTGTAGACCACATTAAGCTAGCTTACTACTACAATCGTTCCCACGTAGTAATAGTTCCCAGTAGGAGAGAACAGTTTCCCCTAGTTCCGCTCGAGGCGCAAGCCTGCGGGACACCAGTGGTCGGGTTTGATATACCCGGCCTCAGACAATGTGTATTACCATCAGAAACAGGTTTTCTGGCCAAGAAAGGTGATGTGGACGATCTGGTCGAAAGAATAACATATCTGTATAATCTCGTCAGGTATGACAGAGGGAGATACGAAAAGATAACGATGGCTGCAACCCGATTCGTCTACAGTAACTTCAGCTGGGGAGTTGTCTTGAGGCTTATCATTCGACTATTCAATTCAACCATAGATAAGAAGGCACAGCTTTGA
- a CDS encoding glycosyltransferase has product MKVAFIFDRKTEYPPDFNNIKAYYVTRFLLKKGVDAVWIQRGHADRKFMLDGIEFVELSTKKVRIISFLFYMFRVAFFCTRNQIDTVYADDWLFMRNGIAAKIIMQFVLRLIRIKWVTDARDPLVDFGVATGLLREDSMLYKIKAVLERIYFASSDLLILPSRAYAQLVSKQGIKKNTLGIFRGIDPSLFKPSADGNSVRRTYNIEDSFVIGWFGMMYRHLLVEEIILKLASELHNIIPDAYLLVGGKGPLKKSLEKTVKEGNAPNLIYVGLVPYNLLPKYISACDVLLCPVSTKSRFSLHSAWLKIPEALAVGRPVIASRTFVSLNDFKELKGVEWTGSTFQDFVETLQRVRLNISRYRRDAEEQAKNFSEYSIDSSMLKITNAIIKLIKDGFNKH; this is encoded by the coding sequence ATGAAGGTCGCATTCATCTTCGATAGGAAGACGGAATACCCGCCAGACTTTAACAATATTAAGGCGTATTATGTAACGCGTTTTCTACTGAAAAAAGGAGTGGACGCAGTATGGATACAGAGAGGGCATGCAGACAGGAAGTTTATGCTGGACGGCATTGAATTTGTTGAATTATCCACAAAGAAGGTCAGGATTATCTCCTTCCTTTTTTACATGTTCCGTGTTGCTTTCTTCTGCACACGCAACCAAATTGATACTGTGTATGCTGATGATTGGCTATTCATGAGAAATGGAATAGCAGCAAAAATAATCATGCAGTTTGTGCTACGTCTGATAAGAATAAAATGGGTAACCGATGCTCGCGACCCCTTGGTGGATTTTGGAGTAGCGACCGGTCTTCTCAGAGAAGACTCAATGCTATACAAGATAAAAGCGGTTCTCGAAAGAATATATTTTGCTAGCTCGGACCTCTTGATTCTACCATCAAGGGCGTATGCTCAGCTGGTTTCAAAGCAAGGAATCAAGAAGAACACGTTAGGGATATTTCGTGGCATAGACCCTTCTCTGTTCAAGCCTAGTGCTGACGGTAATTCCGTAAGAAGAACGTACAATATAGAAGATTCATTTGTCATCGGGTGGTTCGGAATGATGTATAGGCACCTGCTGGTGGAAGAGATTATACTAAAACTGGCATCAGAATTGCACAACATTATTCCAGATGCGTATCTTCTTGTGGGGGGCAAGGGTCCTCTGAAGAAGTCTCTGGAAAAAACGGTAAAGGAAGGAAACGCACCTAACCTGATATATGTAGGCTTGGTTCCATACAATCTGCTACCCAAGTATATTTCAGCCTGCGATGTCCTGCTCTGTCCTGTCAGTACAAAGAGCAGGTTTTCACTACATAGTGCTTGGCTAAAGATTCCAGAAGCCCTCGCGGTTGGAAGACCTGTAATAGCAAGCAGGACTTTTGTCTCGCTGAACGATTTTAAAGAACTGAAAGGCGTGGAGTGGACAGGTTCGACCTTCCAAGACTTTGTTGAGACCTTGCAGAGGGTCAGGCTGAATATCTCTAGATACAGAAGAGACGCTGAAGAACAAGCTAAGAATTTTTCAGAATATTCTATTGATTCCAGCATGTTGAAGATAACAAACGCTATAATAAAACTGATAAAAGATGGTTTTAACAAACACTAG
- a CDS encoding glycosyltransferase family 4 protein: protein MEKARIYRARKNELYVIEKRPSLQETYQEKVYNSLYIRSFAQPLKNVVDLAKVLLCSYLIICKLKVRPSFVYAYNQDPENVIVAYSAKLILRVPMVILYHHISQRSLSDIRVGIKNRRASGYSLVSSVWRSLVPWINYKCAKRADVHLSLSKATADEVKEVLGVTKCEVIGNGVDTNRFKEMALEKIYEAAFLGRIVPQKGIDVLLRAWSLVVKTLPNAKLLLIGGADRQKLKDYEVMVKSLGLTGSVTFTGFVDDELLVRLLNQSKLFVFPSRREGFAQAVSQAMACGLCCILSDLPSLREVYADAAVYFPPEDYEELSRLITLYLRDDLARLTFGKKAKERVRGMLWDEVVEREISAISSFRRQPI, encoded by the coding sequence TTGGAGAAGGCGAGGATCTACAGAGCAAGAAAAAACGAACTATACGTCATCGAAAAAAGACCTTCCCTGCAAGAAACCTATCAAGAAAAGGTCTACAACTCGCTTTATATTCGTAGCTTCGCGCAACCCCTGAAAAACGTAGTTGATTTGGCGAAGGTTCTACTTTGCTCTTATTTGATAATATGTAAATTGAAGGTTCGACCTTCATTTGTATACGCTTACAATCAAGACCCTGAGAATGTTATAGTCGCGTATTCAGCAAAGCTAATCTTGAGAGTTCCTATGGTCATATTGTACCATCATATAAGCCAACGTTCTCTCTCAGATATCCGGGTAGGAATCAAGAACCGTCGTGCTTCGGGCTATTCATTGGTTTCCTCGGTGTGGCGCAGCTTGGTTCCTTGGATAAATTACAAATGTGCCAAGCGAGCAGATGTTCATTTGTCGCTCTCAAAAGCAACAGCAGACGAGGTAAAAGAGGTACTAGGCGTCACAAAATGCGAGGTTATCGGAAATGGCGTTGATACAAATCGCTTTAAAGAAATGGCTCTAGAGAAAATATACGAGGCAGCGTTCCTAGGTAGAATTGTGCCACAGAAGGGTATCGATGTTCTGCTAAGAGCGTGGAGTTTGGTGGTTAAGACCCTTCCAAATGCGAAGCTGCTCTTGATAGGAGGCGCTGATAGGCAGAAGCTGAAAGACTACGAGGTAATGGTGAAAAGTTTGGGTCTAACAGGCTCGGTAACATTTACTGGTTTTGTTGACGACGAGCTTCTGGTTAGATTACTCAACCAGTCTAAGCTGTTTGTCTTTCCTTCACGAAGGGAGGGGTTTGCTCAGGCAGTATCACAAGCAATGGCATGTGGCTTGTGCTGCATTCTGTCTGATCTACCTAGTCTTAGGGAAGTCTATGCAGACGCAGCAGTCTACTTTCCTCCCGAAGATTACGAAGAGTTGTCACGGCTGATAACCCTGTACCTTAGAGATGACCTTGCTAGACTGACTTTTGGTAAAAAGGCAAAAGAACGAGTAAGAGGAATGTTATGGGATGAGGTCGTAGAAAGAGAAATCTCAGCTATAAGTTCATTTAGAAGGCAACCCATATGA
- a CDS encoding glycosyltransferase family 4 protein — protein sequence MNIIRLAWDYPFDGRPQYGLQPVFTYLSKAQVRMGNEVHVLTPSNQYRNATVEGIQVHGIPTPFNLNAPMVIKRLTDGEDWIIHSHATCGMFMYFYRRLNRVPLVSHVHGTTRSHHTPLVLKDSAIRLDYSTFDVNYHMLRERVLWSAADRVLAVSKSSADDIISVYGINPERVKVVYNGVDTDIFRPVDKMQAPEQVRKLFGKRIVLFVGHFGLRKGIFLLIRALGRIKKEIPDAHLLCIGGVPKWLRNREYWDLLRKEIEKNDVTDSVTLLDKIPNQELPAVYSASEIFVLPSYYETFSKVCLEAMACEKPVISTNMGGLPEVVVNGVTGKLVPYGSVNALTQAVIELLQDEKRSRQMGREGRRRVLSFFTWSAVAERIQHVYEELTFAR from the coding sequence ATGAATATCATAAGACTGGCATGGGATTATCCGTTTGACGGAAGGCCACAGTATGGTCTTCAACCAGTCTTTACCTATTTGTCCAAGGCCCAAGTACGGATGGGTAATGAGGTACATGTATTAACACCTTCAAATCAGTATAGAAATGCTACTGTTGAAGGAATACAAGTACACGGTATTCCTACGCCTTTTAACCTCAATGCTCCAATGGTTATAAAAAGACTGACGGATGGGGAAGACTGGATAATCCACAGTCATGCAACATGCGGTATGTTCATGTACTTCTACAGACGGTTGAACAGAGTCCCACTTGTTTCACATGTACACGGAACAACTAGGTCTCACCACACACCTCTTGTACTAAAGGATTCTGCAATAAGACTGGATTATTCCACGTTTGACGTAAACTACCATATGCTCAGGGAACGTGTTCTCTGGTCTGCAGCAGATAGGGTATTGGCAGTCAGCAAGTCATCGGCAGACGATATCATAAGCGTTTACGGGATCAACCCAGAAAGGGTAAAGGTGGTCTATAACGGTGTGGATACAGACATCTTCAGACCGGTTGACAAGATGCAGGCCCCTGAGCAGGTTAGGAAGTTGTTCGGTAAAAGAATTGTGCTGTTCGTAGGTCATTTTGGTCTTAGGAAGGGAATATTTTTACTCATCAGGGCTCTTGGCAGAATAAAGAAAGAAATACCTGATGCCCATCTTTTGTGCATAGGCGGCGTTCCAAAATGGCTAAGAAACAGAGAGTACTGGGATTTGTTAAGAAAGGAAATTGAAAAAAACGATGTAACCGACAGTGTTACACTCTTGGATAAAATTCCGAACCAAGAACTGCCGGCTGTCTATTCTGCAAGCGAAATTTTTGTACTACCGTCCTATTACGAGACCTTTTCAAAGGTCTGTCTGGAAGCTATGGCATGTGAAAAACCGGTCATCTCTACCAACATGGGTGGCTTGCCTGAAGTTGTGGTCAATGGAGTGACAGGAAAGCTGGTGCCTTACGGTTCTGTTAACGCACTTACCCAGGCTGTCATAGAGCTTTTACAAGACGAAAAGAGGTCCAGACAGATGGGTAGAGAAGGAAGAAGAAGAGTCTTGAGCTTTTTTACATGGTCTGCTGTTGCCGAGAGAATCCAGCATGTTTACGAAGAGCTGACCTTCGCAAGATAG
- a CDS encoding ABC transporter permease, whose protein sequence is MQLPIEPRKVWALAKRDFYDWSSYKNQMITTVLASAVGLASWGFNASYRDAPVPQYNTDFVSFLIVGILVGNIIMSLGSGLDRRIKPWTLETLLMTGIRTPTFVLGTVAWTYILAAILFIPQLVIAIYVFDAHFDVNFLSLSLAIIISSSIIFSLSMIATGLRLVTKVTDPVTWGLTIAQQLLSGMTFPVSHLDNYLPGLSYVSWVLPQTWIYHIIRLASLTDASIFVPGVALSFIASAFIAAILLPFSLYIFRWGMKRAKKDGTLGWY, encoded by the coding sequence ATGCAGCTGCCTATCGAGCCAAGAAAGGTCTGGGCGCTCGCAAAGCGGGATTTCTATGACTGGTCGAGCTATAAAAATCAGATGATAACCACAGTACTCGCTTCAGCCGTAGGCTTGGCGAGCTGGGGGTTCAATGCAAGTTATCGAGACGCACCAGTACCTCAGTACAACACAGACTTTGTATCGTTTCTAATAGTTGGTATACTTGTAGGAAATATCATTATGTCATTAGGGTCAGGACTGGACAGAAGAATCAAACCTTGGACTCTTGAAACACTACTGATGACAGGAATCAGAACTCCTACGTTTGTGCTTGGAACGGTTGCTTGGACATATATTCTTGCAGCCATCCTCTTCATCCCTCAATTAGTTATAGCGATATACGTCTTCGACGCTCACTTCGATGTAAATTTTCTCTCCCTTAGCTTGGCGATCATCATTTCGAGTTCTATTATATTTTCTTTATCTATGATAGCAACAGGGTTGAGGTTGGTAACAAAAGTAACAGATCCGGTAACATGGGGATTAACCATAGCTCAGCAACTCCTGTCAGGAATGACATTTCCGGTGTCTCACCTAGATAACTATCTTCCCGGTCTTTCATATGTATCCTGGGTGTTACCTCAGACGTGGATATACCACATAATTAGACTGGCGTCTCTTACAGATGCCTCAATTTTTGTTCCTGGTGTAGCTCTCAGCTTCATTGCGTCGGCTTTTATTGCAGCTATCCTTCTGCCATTTTCTCTATACATATTCAGATGGGGAATGAAACGAGCCAAGAAGGACGGTACGCTCGGCTGGTATTGA
- a CDS encoding ABC transporter ATP-binding protein, whose translation MPVDHSQPVQVFNLTKRFSYQSKSLQSARRIRGWREFLKFFRVVFGAKERDLLALDNISFEVNSGEIFALLGPNGAGKTTLIKILSTLILQDEGNAYTFGVDIAKHPRRALKYIQTSLAEEVGFERRLTGRQNLELYGDLYGIPKAEAKRRIDELLALTGLEKFADMTYNKYSTGTAKRLVVCRVLLSDAPVLIFDEPTTGLDALAAAEFRKLLKDILVKERGKTIIMSSHNLWEVEQLCNRIAVLNRGRLLALGTADELRNKVSRSIRITLSFDGGQSVSKSVLDSIRQLEGVSDCDVTDIGLVTHRLTLETTPWFDYLKLFEILIAANLKIKSIESEKVSLEDVFVQMTKGAK comes from the coding sequence GCCTGTTCAGGTGTTTAACCTAACTAAGAGGTTCAGTTATCAGTCGAAATCTCTTCAAAGTGCACGTAGGATTCGCGGCTGGCGTGAATTCCTAAAATTTTTCAGGGTAGTGTTTGGTGCTAAAGAAAGAGACCTCCTAGCTCTTGACAATATATCATTCGAAGTCAACTCAGGTGAAATATTCGCCCTGCTGGGGCCAAATGGTGCAGGTAAAACAACGCTAATAAAGATACTTTCTACCCTTATTTTGCAGGATGAGGGTAATGCTTATACATTCGGTGTAGATATAGCGAAACATCCCCGACGTGCACTTAAATATATACAAACATCTCTTGCGGAAGAGGTAGGTTTTGAAAGAAGGCTGACTGGAAGACAGAACCTTGAGCTATATGGTGACCTTTATGGCATTCCTAAAGCCGAAGCAAAGAGAAGAATCGACGAGTTGTTGGCTTTAACCGGGCTGGAAAAGTTTGCAGATATGACGTACAACAAATACTCGACAGGTACAGCAAAGAGGCTTGTTGTTTGCAGAGTGCTGCTGAGCGATGCTCCTGTGCTAATATTCGATGAACCCACAACCGGCTTAGACGCATTGGCTGCAGCAGAATTCAGAAAGCTGCTTAAAGATATTCTGGTAAAAGAAAGAGGAAAGACCATAATCATGTCCAGTCACAACCTCTGGGAAGTAGAACAATTATGTAATAGAATAGCAGTTCTCAACAGGGGTAGGCTCTTGGCTTTGGGTACTGCCGATGAATTGAGGAACAAGGTCTCTAGAAGCATAAGAATAACATTGTCATTCGACGGAGGCCAGTCGGTCAGTAAATCCGTTCTAGATTCTATTAGACAATTAGAAGGTGTTTCAGATTGTGATGTAACAGATATTGGTCTAGTCACACATAGATTGACGTTAGAAACTACACCATGGTTCGATTATCTGAAATTATTTGAAATTCTCATAGCAGCAAACCTGAAGATTAAATCGATAGAAAGCGAAAAAGTCAGCCTCGAGGACGTCTTCGTTCAGATGACTAAAGGGGCAAAATAA